The following are from one region of the Synechococcus sp. CBW1108 genome:
- a CDS encoding SRPBCC family protein: MGRWLEHSVTTEIHAPVEQVWEVWSDLESMPQWMRWIESVVTEPNDPDLTDWTLAAQGFRFHWKARISHRVEAQQLHWESVGGLPTKGAVRFYPQDDGFTAVKLSVSYELPGILAPLMEPSILGGIVTKELQANLDRFRDLVQTRYP; this comes from the coding sequence ATGGGCAGATGGCTTGAGCACAGCGTCACCACCGAGATCCACGCCCCAGTGGAGCAGGTGTGGGAGGTGTGGAGCGACCTGGAATCCATGCCCCAGTGGATGCGCTGGATTGAATCGGTGGTCACCGAACCCAACGATCCAGACCTCACCGACTGGACCCTGGCCGCCCAGGGTTTTCGCTTCCACTGGAAGGCCCGCATCAGTCACCGGGTCGAGGCCCAGCAGCTGCATTGGGAGTCGGTCGGAGGCCTGCCCACCAAAGGGGCGGTGCGCTTTTACCCCCAGGATGACGGCTTTACGGCGGTGAAGCTGAGCGTCAGCTACGAGCTGCCCGGCATCTTGGCGCCCCTTATGGAGCCCAGCATCCTGGGGGGAATCGTCACCAAGGAACTCCAGGCCAACCTCGACCGTTTCCGGGATCTGGTTCAAACCCGGTATCCCTAG
- a CDS encoding Rieske 2Fe-2S domain-containing protein — MVPSSGNSNYLKGAWYPVARSKAIKKNVLLKSKVAGIPIVLTRQGKPCALVDSCPHRGFPLSYGSIDKNEIQCKYHGWKINAINGDCISIPCLTEAQKKLGIEAKIKSQSLACVERGGGGGGGNDMGLYPLRQREGLHMS, encoded by the coding sequence ATGGTTCCATCTTCCGGCAATTCAAACTACTTAAAAGGCGCCTGGTATCCAGTTGCTCGCTCAAAGGCGATCAAAAAAAATGTGCTTCTCAAGTCGAAAGTTGCCGGCATACCAATTGTGCTAACCAGACAGGGCAAGCCCTGCGCCCTGGTTGATAGCTGCCCCCATCGGGGCTTTCCCTTGAGCTATGGATCCATTGATAAAAATGAAATCCAATGCAAATACCATGGCTGGAAGATCAATGCAATCAATGGGGACTGCATCTCCATTCCCTGCCTCACCGAAGCCCAGAAGAAACTGGGCATTGAGGCCAAAATAAAATCCCAGTCCCTGGCTTGTGTCGAGCGTGGGGGGGGGGGGGGGGGGGGGAATGACATGGGTTTATATCCCCTGCGGCAAAGAGAGGGCTTACACATGTCTTGA
- a CDS encoding glycoside hydrolase family 3 N-terminal domain-containing protein, producing the protein MSSEAGPDTGARPDGALLRLIHQLLVVRTSGKLADHQRGYPRWELANAELRSLLEAGVGGVILLGGSAAELALRCAQLGRWAGQPLLLCADVEEGVGQRFDGATWLVPPLALGRLHRREPERALALAERYGRCTGREARALGLNWVLGPVCDVNNNPANPVINVRAWGEDPATAGALATAFLQGVQAEGVLSCAKHFPGHGDTSSDSHLTLPLLAHSRERLAAIELPPFQQAIAAGVASVMTAHLMLPALDGERPATLSKPVLTGLLRRELGFEGLIVTDALVMDAITGRYGAGEAAVLALEAGADLVLMPADAGAAIGAIAAALQAGRLDREQLEASAERRRRALAGLGAGVPGAAGAPSASRPDPDPEAAAEPDQALALELVRATLEASPGGTRPPQPGVNLIRLDSALAAPFLPATAPAVAKPEAQGWRTVLVEGRSPSPWSGLAEAPLALERLGPGPVLLQLFVRGNPFRGSANSAEPWPAALSQLAASGRLAGLVVYGSPYLWDQLQPLLPPGTAGVYSPGQMPLAQAEALARLGMGEDGEQNIFTT; encoded by the coding sequence GTGAGTTCTGAGGCCGGGCCAGACACCGGCGCCAGGCCCGATGGGGCCCTGCTGCGGCTGATCCACCAGCTGCTGGTGGTGCGCACCAGCGGCAAACTGGCGGATCACCAGCGCGGCTATCCCCGCTGGGAGTTGGCCAATGCCGAACTGCGCAGCTTGCTCGAAGCCGGTGTGGGCGGCGTGATCCTGCTGGGCGGCAGTGCGGCCGAGCTGGCTCTGCGCTGCGCCCAGCTCGGCCGCTGGGCCGGCCAACCCCTGCTGCTCTGCGCCGACGTGGAGGAGGGGGTGGGCCAACGCTTTGACGGAGCCACCTGGCTGGTGCCGCCCCTGGCCCTGGGCCGGCTGCATAGGCGGGAGCCCGAGCGGGCCCTGGCCCTCGCCGAGCGCTACGGCCGCTGCACCGGCCGGGAGGCCCGGGCCCTGGGGCTCAACTGGGTGCTGGGGCCGGTGTGTGACGTCAACAACAACCCCGCCAACCCGGTGATCAACGTGCGGGCCTGGGGAGAGGATCCGGCCACGGCCGGCGCCCTGGCGACGGCCTTCCTGCAGGGCGTGCAGGCAGAAGGGGTGTTGAGCTGCGCCAAGCACTTCCCCGGCCACGGGGACACCAGCAGCGATTCCCACCTCACCCTGCCCCTGCTAGCACACAGCCGGGAGCGGCTGGCGGCGATCGAACTGCCCCCCTTTCAACAGGCGATCGCCGCCGGGGTGGCCTCGGTTATGACAGCCCACCTGATGCTGCCCGCCCTCGATGGCGAGCGGCCAGCCACCCTGTCCAAGCCTGTGCTCACGGGCCTGCTGCGCCGGGAGTTGGGCTTCGAAGGCCTGATCGTTACCGATGCCCTGGTTATGGACGCCATCACCGGCCGCTACGGCGCCGGCGAGGCTGCGGTGCTCGCCCTGGAGGCCGGCGCCGACCTGGTGCTGATGCCCGCCGACGCCGGCGCCGCCATAGGGGCCATAGCGGCAGCGCTGCAGGCCGGGCGCCTGGACCGGGAGCAACTGGAGGCCAGTGCCGAGCGGCGACGGCGGGCCCTGGCGGGGCTCGGGGCTGGGGTACCAGGAGCGGCTGGGGCGCCAAGTGCGAGCCGGCCCGACCCCGACCCCGAAGCCGCCGCCGAGCCCGACCAGGCCCTGGCCCTGGAGCTGGTGAGGGCCACCCTGGAGGCCAGCCCCGGAGGCACAAGGCCGCCCCAACCTGGGGTGAACCTGATCCGGCTGGATTCGGCCCTAGCCGCCCCCTTCCTGCCAGCCACAGCCCCGGCAGTGGCCAAACCGGAGGCCCAGGGCTGGCGCACCGTACTGGTGGAGGGCCGCAGCCCCAGCCCCTGGAGCGGCCTGGCCGAGGCGCCGCTGGCCCTGGAGCGGCTGGGGCCTGGGCCGGTGTTGCTGCAGCTGTTCGTGCGGGGCAATCCCTTTCGCGGCAGCGCCAACAGCGCCGAGCCCTGGCCCGCAGCCCTGAGCCAACTGGCCGCCTCTGGCCGCCTGGCGGGGCTGGTGGTCTACGGCAGCCCCTACCTCTGGGACCAGTTGCAGCCCCTGCTGCCGCCGGGCACAGCCGGGGTCTACAGCCCCGGCCAGATGCCCCTGGCCCAGGCCGAAGCCCTGGCAAGGCTCGGCATGGGAGAGGATGGCGAGCAAAATATATTTACAACCTAA
- a CDS encoding glycosyltransferase gives MLSLSMIVRNEAERLERCLASVAGFVDEMVVLDTGSSDATIAIAAGWGAVVHQLPWPGDFAPARNAALQHVRGDWVLVLDADEWLLSEARGPLRQLMGQSDLLLINLLRQERGAAQSPYSNVSRLFRRHPAIHWSRPYHSMVDDSVLALLEQEPHWRLADCDVPALGHDGYRSELLASGDKARRLRQAMEADLAAHPGDPYACAKLGSLEVSEGKRERGIALLEQGLAQCPSSSQPVRYELLLHLAIAVAGSDPARAEQLYRQALALPLPPRLTLAARLNLAGLLQEAGALEEACALCQQATAAAPELALGWLQLGLVERRRGRIGAAIGAYRTALQRDPNHASAHQNLAVALLLGGDLAGARSGFRRAIELLRQQNRPDEAEALRRQAGTMVKLDGA, from the coding sequence ATGCTCAGCCTCTCGATGATCGTGCGCAACGAAGCGGAGCGGCTGGAGCGCTGCCTGGCCTCGGTGGCCGGCTTCGTAGACGAGATGGTGGTGCTGGACACCGGCTCCAGTGATGCCACCATCGCCATCGCCGCAGGATGGGGTGCAGTGGTGCACCAGCTGCCCTGGCCGGGGGATTTCGCCCCAGCCCGCAATGCCGCCCTACAACACGTGCGGGGCGACTGGGTGCTGGTGCTCGACGCCGATGAGTGGCTGCTGAGCGAAGCCCGGGGGCCACTGAGGCAGCTGATGGGCCAGAGCGATCTGCTGCTGATCAACCTGCTGCGCCAGGAGCGGGGGGCGGCCCAATCTCCCTACTCCAACGTGAGCCGCCTGTTCCGGCGCCATCCGGCCATCCACTGGAGCCGGCCTTACCACTCGATGGTGGATGACAGCGTGCTGGCCCTGCTGGAGCAGGAGCCCCACTGGCGACTGGCCGATTGCGACGTGCCGGCCCTGGGCCACGATGGCTACCGGAGCGAGCTGCTGGCCAGCGGCGACAAGGCCAGGCGGCTGCGTCAGGCGATGGAGGCCGATCTGGCCGCCCATCCAGGCGATCCCTACGCCTGCGCCAAGCTCGGCAGTCTGGAGGTGAGCGAGGGCAAGCGCGAGCGCGGCATCGCCCTGCTGGAGCAGGGGCTGGCCCAGTGCCCAAGTTCAAGTCAGCCGGTGCGCTACGAGCTGCTGCTGCACCTGGCCATCGCGGTGGCCGGCAGCGACCCGGCCCGCGCCGAGCAGCTCTACCGCCAGGCCCTGGCCCTGCCGCTGCCGCCACGGCTCACCCTGGCGGCCCGGCTGAATCTGGCCGGGCTGCTTCAGGAAGCCGGCGCCCTGGAGGAGGCCTGCGCCCTTTGCCAGCAGGCCACCGCGGCCGCTCCGGAACTAGCGCTGGGCTGGCTGCAGCTGGGGCTGGTGGAACGCCGCCGGGGGCGGATTGGGGCGGCAATTGGGGCCTACCGCACAGCCCTGCAACGGGACCCAAACCATGCCAGCGCCCACCAGAATCTGGCGGTGGCCCTGCTGCTGGGCGGTGACCTGGCCGGTGCGCGCTCGGGCTTCCGCCGCGCCATCGAGCTGCTCCGGCAGCAAAACCGCCCTGATGAAGCTGAGGCTTTACGGCGGCAGGCCGGCACGATGGTCAAGCTGGATGGGGCGTAA
- a CDS encoding uroporphyrinogen-III synthase, with amino-acid sequence MADLGGRTIAVTRAETQLGEARRLFEAAGASVVDLPALVVTPPDEWGPLDDALAELEDFHWLVFSSGNGVEAVEQRLRRLGRSLAHRPSGLRIAAVGRKTARQLEALGAPADFIPPSFVADSLLEHFPAPGWGLRLLLPRVQSGGRTLLAEAFAEAGARVVEVAAYETRCPAGLPSAAVAALEQGRLDGITFSSCKTVSHTCTMLEAAFGPSWVTQLEGVAVVSIGPQTSERCRALLGRVDGEADPHDLAGLVEACGRCLGAGP; translated from the coding sequence ATGGCAGATCTGGGCGGCCGCACTATCGCCGTGACCCGGGCCGAAACCCAGCTGGGGGAGGCCCGGCGCCTGTTTGAGGCGGCCGGGGCCTCAGTGGTCGACCTGCCGGCCCTGGTGGTGACACCGCCCGATGAATGGGGGCCGCTCGACGATGCCCTGGCCGAACTCGAAGACTTCCACTGGCTGGTTTTCTCCAGTGGCAACGGCGTGGAAGCCGTGGAGCAGCGACTGCGCCGCCTCGGGCGCAGCCTGGCCCACCGCCCCAGCGGCCTCAGGATTGCCGCGGTTGGCCGCAAAACCGCCCGGCAGCTCGAGGCCCTCGGCGCCCCTGCCGACTTCATCCCGCCCAGCTTCGTGGCCGACAGCCTGCTGGAGCACTTCCCCGCCCCTGGCTGGGGCCTGCGGCTGCTGCTGCCCCGGGTGCAGAGCGGCGGCCGCACCCTGCTGGCGGAGGCCTTCGCCGAGGCCGGCGCCCGGGTGGTGGAGGTGGCGGCCTACGAAACCCGCTGCCCAGCTGGCCTGCCCAGCGCCGCGGTGGCAGCCCTGGAGCAGGGGCGCCTGGATGGAATCACCTTCAGCAGCTGCAAAACCGTCAGCCACACCTGCACGATGCTCGAAGCGGCCTTTGGACCGAGCTGGGTCACCCAACTGGAGGGGGTGGCCGTGGTGTCGATCGGGCCCCAAACCAGTGAACGCTGCCGGGCCCTGCTGGGCCGGGTGGATGGGGAAGCCGATCCTCACGACCTGGCGGGGCTGGTGGAGGCCTGCGGCCGCTGCCTCGGAGCGGGGCCCTAG
- the zds gene encoding 9,9'-di-cis-zeta-carotene desaturase: MRVAIVGAGLAGLAAAVDLVDAGHQVDLYEARPFLGGKVGSWVDGEGNHIEMGLHVFFFNYTNLFALLRKVGGIDNLLPKDHTHLFVNSGGDLRELDFRFALGAPFNGLKAFFTTPQLGWIDKLRNALALGTSPIVRGLVDYEGAMKVIRDLDRISFQQWFLGHGGSQQSIKRMWNPIAYALGFIDCEAISARCMLTIFMMFASKTEASKLNLLKGSPHRWLTGPIFDYIEQRGGRLHLRHRVSQVHFEDSAAGATKVTGLSLGSPEGEISVEADAYLAACDVPGIQRLIPPAWRRWPLFDNLYKLEAVPVATVQLRYDGWVTELGDGAAQEAARRDLAHPSGLNNLLYTADADFSCFADLALASPVDYRREGLGSLLQCVLTPGDRWIPSKTEQIVAHTDAQVRALFPSAANLKLVWSNVVKLAQSLYREAPGMESYRPDQSTPVSNFFMAGSYTKQDYIDSMEGATMSGRLAATAILATTTTIA; the protein is encoded by the coding sequence GTGCGGGTCGCCATTGTGGGAGCTGGATTGGCCGGGTTGGCGGCGGCGGTTGACCTGGTGGACGCTGGCCACCAGGTGGATCTCTATGAGGCCCGGCCCTTCCTGGGCGGCAAGGTGGGCAGCTGGGTGGATGGGGAAGGCAACCACATCGAGATGGGGTTGCATGTGTTCTTTTTCAATTACACCAACCTCTTTGCCCTGCTGCGCAAGGTGGGCGGGATCGACAACCTGCTGCCCAAGGACCACACCCACCTGTTTGTGAACAGCGGCGGTGACCTGCGCGAGCTCGACTTCCGCTTTGCCCTCGGCGCCCCCTTCAACGGCCTCAAGGCCTTCTTCACCACCCCCCAGCTGGGCTGGATCGACAAGCTGCGCAATGCCCTGGCCCTTGGCACCAGCCCGATCGTGCGCGGCCTGGTGGATTACGAGGGGGCCATGAAGGTGATCCGCGACCTCGATCGGATCAGCTTTCAGCAGTGGTTCCTCGGCCATGGCGGCAGCCAGCAGAGCATCAAGCGGATGTGGAATCCGATCGCCTATGCCCTCGGCTTCATCGACTGCGAGGCCATTTCGGCCCGCTGCATGCTCACCATCTTCATGATGTTTGCCTCCAAAACCGAGGCCTCCAAGCTCAACCTGCTCAAGGGTTCGCCCCACCGCTGGCTCACCGGCCCGATCTTCGACTACATCGAGCAGCGCGGCGGCCGCCTGCACCTGCGCCACCGGGTCAGCCAGGTGCACTTCGAAGATTCAGCGGCCGGCGCCACCAAGGTCACCGGCCTCAGCCTCGGCAGCCCCGAGGGCGAGATCAGCGTGGAGGCCGATGCCTATCTCGCCGCCTGTGACGTGCCCGGCATCCAGCGCCTAATCCCGCCGGCCTGGCGCCGCTGGCCCCTGTTTGACAACCTCTACAAGTTGGAGGCGGTGCCGGTGGCCACGGTGCAGTTGCGCTACGACGGCTGGGTGACCGAACTCGGGGATGGGGCCGCGCAGGAGGCGGCCCGCCGTGATCTGGCCCATCCCAGTGGCCTCAACAATCTGCTCTACACCGCCGACGCCGATTTCAGCTGCTTCGCCGACCTGGCCCTGGCCAGCCCCGTTGACTACCGCAGGGAGGGGCTGGGTTCCCTGCTCCAGTGCGTGCTCACCCCCGGCGATCGCTGGATCCCCAGCAAAACCGAGCAAATCGTGGCCCACACCGATGCCCAGGTGCGAGCCCTGTTCCCCTCCGCCGCCAACTTGAAGCTGGTGTGGAGCAATGTGGTGAAGCTGGCCCAGTCCCTCTACCGAGAGGCGCCTGGCATGGAGTCCTACCGGCCCGACCAGAGCACACCGGTTAGCAATTTCTTTATGGCCGGAAGTTACACCAAGCAGGACTACATCGATTCGATGGAAGGCGCCACCATGAGTGGGCGTCTGGCCGCCACGGCGATCCTGGCCACCACCACCACGATCGCGTAG
- a CDS encoding iron-sulfur cluster assembly accessory protein — translation MSTATFTAKDGKGIQITEPAMKQLAALMGQQGAGKVLRVGVRSGGCSGMSYTMDFVDACAIQGDDERYTYEPSGAPSFQVVCDPKSLLYIYGMQLDFSSALIGGGFNFTNPNASQTCGCGSSFAV, via the coding sequence ATGAGCACCGCAACCTTCACCGCCAAGGACGGCAAGGGGATCCAGATCACCGAGCCGGCCATGAAGCAGCTGGCGGCGCTGATGGGCCAGCAGGGCGCCGGCAAGGTGCTGCGGGTGGGGGTGCGCTCCGGGGGCTGCAGCGGTATGAGCTACACGATGGATTTCGTCGATGCCTGTGCGATCCAGGGGGATGACGAGCGCTACACCTACGAACCTAGCGGTGCCCCAAGCTTCCAGGTGGTGTGCGATCCCAAGAGCCTGCTCTACATCTATGGGATGCAGCTGGACTTTTCCTCGGCCCTGATCGGCGGCGGCTTCAACTTCACCAACCCCAACGCCAGCCAGACCTGCGGCTGCGGCAGCTCGTTTGCGGTGTGA